In one Synergistaceae bacterium genomic region, the following are encoded:
- the rpsB gene encoding 30S ribosomal protein S2, with protein MAVASMKQLLECGVHFGHQTRRWNPKMKPYIFTERNGVYIIDLQKTVKGLDRAYDFIRETAAAGGHVLFVGTKRQAQETIRDEATRCGQYYINQRWLGGLMTNFPTIRRRISRMLELRKYDEEGTWEEFTKKETAALKKEQLKLEKYLGGIAAMTAVPDAIFLIDPRREENAIAEARKLHIPVVSIVDTNCDPEMIDYPIPGNDDAIRAIKLITGLMANAVIEGRQGEDAVIIPVQELSGTDALSDDEKLIAERERLHDTYEGNIDDETMEG; from the coding sequence TTGGCAGTAGCAAGTATGAAGCAGTTGCTTGAATGCGGAGTCCATTTCGGACATCAAACACGCCGCTGGAATCCCAAAATGAAGCCTTACATTTTCACCGAACGTAACGGAGTCTATATCATTGACCTTCAGAAGACCGTCAAAGGCCTTGACCGCGCATACGATTTTATTCGCGAAACAGCAGCAGCAGGCGGACACGTTTTATTTGTCGGCACTAAGAGACAAGCTCAGGAAACAATCAGAGACGAGGCTACACGTTGCGGGCAGTATTACATCAATCAACGCTGGCTCGGCGGTTTAATGACTAATTTTCCGACAATCAGGCGCAGAATTTCCCGTATGCTTGAACTCCGCAAATATGATGAAGAAGGCACATGGGAAGAATTTACAAAGAAGGAAACAGCAGCACTCAAGAAAGAGCAGTTAAAACTTGAGAAATATCTCGGCGGTATCGCAGCAATGACAGCCGTACCTGATGCAATTTTCCTGATTGACCCAAGACGCGAGGAAAACGCAATCGCAGAAGCAAGAAAATTACATATTCCGGTCGTATCAATCGTAGACACAAACTGCGATCCTGAAATGATTGATTATCCCATCCCCGGCAATGATGACGCTATCAGAGCAATTAAATTAATTACAGGTTTAATGGCTAATGCTGTTATCGAGGGCAGGCAGGGCGAGGACGCTGTTATTATTCCTGTTCAGGAGTTAAGCGGCACCGATGCACTTAGCGACGACGAAAAATTAATTGCTGAACGTGAACGCCTCCATGATACTTATGAGGGCAATATCGACGACGAGACAATGGAGGGTTAA